One Neodiprion pinetum isolate iyNeoPine1 chromosome 1, iyNeoPine1.2, whole genome shotgun sequence genomic window carries:
- the LOC124224762 gene encoding uncharacterized protein, producing the protein MEALNRIVNQDKMMDESTTPQPGVASDSAEVPKTPNHTPNENKKKKKNWRWWDKKKARKQKEKTSASASDTPQLHKVAESTLNQRDKRVSRNQRDKRVSRNPRFRKTRTDGPSKQTSSDPRTTEERALAVVVNTILNRM; encoded by the exons ATGGAGGCGTTAAACCGGATCGTCAACCAGGACAAAAT GATGGATGAAAGTACAACGCCTCAACCTGGTGTTGCCTCGGACAGCGCGGAGGTCCCAAAAACTCCGAATC ATACCCCGAAcgagaataagaagaaaaaaaaaaattggcgatgGTGGGACAAAAAAAAGGCCaggaaacaaaaagaaaaaacgtccGCATCTGCGTCAGATACTCCGCAACTACACAAGGTGGCCGAATCCACCTTGAACCAGCGGGACAAGCGAGTGTCTCGGAACCAGCGGGACAAGCGAGTGTCTCGGAATCCGCGGTTTCGAAAGACTCGCACCGACGGTCCGTCGAAGCAGACGTCTTCGGACCCGCGGACGACGGAGGAACGAGCGTTAGCAGTAGTGGTGAACACGATACTCAATCGTATGTAA
- the LOC124218864 gene encoding uncharacterized protein isoform X1, with amino-acid sequence MKEVPRTFGNISKKFLQMITKFSASRIDVIFDQYWYPSIKDNERSLRHEAPLIDYSIYGPDQIRSSDFTKEMRNTKFKEALIEFFTIHWATDDVAPFIGNKLIHLNFKNCYSYRSNDGKVESSIVEDLCCKSHEEADSKIIFHACSIIDQSNIVIRGSDTDILIIMLGNMVNLKNPSSHIWMLTGTGNNERFIDVSKIYTELGPLLAKSLIGFHAFTGCDFNPAFYNRGKKKPFTLLKNNVEFQKAFAAFGDIGLTEDTIRELCNVIQKYTCSMYNAKKSIDVDDGRFQLFVNSYKAVDMNENFNKKVRSFDASLIPPCKSELYQQVLRTHYISSIWKNAHANEPTSLNPLEYGWMEMENRYVFKWFEGDQLPCFVSDLILNPEESDLEDEDDLSLSEDDSEDEN; translated from the exons ATGAAAGAAGTACCCAGGACTTTTGGtaatatttcaaagaaatttttgcaaatgaTTACTAAATTTTCAGCATCCAGAATAGATGTTATCTTTGATCAATATTGGTACCCTTCCATCAAAGACAACGAACGGAGTCTTCGACATGAAGCACCACTAATTGATTACTCGATTTATGGACCAGACCAAATCAGATCAAGTGACTTTACGAAAGAAATGCGAAATACCAAATTCAAGGAAGCtcttattgaatttttcactataCATTGGGCAACGGATGATGTTGCGCCGTTTattggaaataaattgatccatttgaatttcaaaaattgttattcataTAGATCCAATGACGGCAAAGTCGAGTCAAGTATCGTTGAAGATTTGTGTTGTAAATCTCATGAAGAAGCAGacagtaaaattattttccatgcTTGTAGCATTATTGATCAGTCTAATATTGTTATTAGAGGTTCAGATACTGATATTTTAATAATCATGCTGGGCAACATGGTTAACTTGAAAAATCCTTCTTCTCACATTTGGATGCTAACCGGGACAGGAAACAACGAAAGGTTTATTGATGTCAGCAAAATATATACAGAACTTGGTCCACTTTTAGCTAAAAGCTTAATTGGCTTCCACGCTTTCACTGGTTGTGATTTCAATCCAGCTTTTTATAATCGgggcaaaaaaaaacctttcacgttactaaaaaataacgttgaatttcaaaaagcATTCGCTGCTTTCGGTGACATTGGCCTGACTGAGGATACCATACGTGAACTGTGTAATGTTATCCAGAAGTACACTTGCAGTATGTACAATGCTAAAAAATCCATCGATGTTGATGATGGGAGATTTCAGCTGTTCGTTAATTCCTACAAGGCTGTAGATatgaacgaaaattttaataaaaaagtcCGGAGCTTTGATGCAAGTTTGATCCCTCCGTGTAAATCTGAACTGTACCAACAAGTTTTGAGGACGCATTATATTTCCAGCATTTGGAAAAATGCTCATGCGAATGAGCCCACATCACTGAATCCCCTTGAATACGGCTGGATGGAGATGGAAAACCGTTACGTATTTAAGTGGTTCGAAGGAGACCAACTTCCTTGCTTTGTCAGCGACTTGATTCTAAATCCTGAAG aatCTGACTTGGAGGATGAAGATGACTTGTCACTTTCTGAAGACGATTCcgaagatgaaaattaa
- the LOC124218864 gene encoding uncharacterized protein isoform X2, with protein MADNLKCVICASEKDEKVLLFSEETLKRCQRILDLRKHHNLKYKDVILPSDLYDCGYHRSCYRIFTALKTKFYEKKDTKIKDVAPSTSQSNTLSTESLSAQQPLTSTDNSMIAETVTQNVDSSIDSSVLDEVVIEGNDSQLDTSLEAGFVKDSDLLNSPTDILTAENESPIVKGMTLKSLTSSRKVVDIINRYGHCISYNAIEELETEATYTSTSRAGLCPEIINRTDNLSIPSQLVNVGLVVMIFDQLLSPTFWKR; from the exons ATGGCTGATAATTTAAAGTGTGTGATTTGTGCCTcggaaaaagacgaaaaagtGCTTTTATTTTCTGAAGAAACTTTAAAAAGGTGTCAGCGTATTCTAGACTTACGAAAACATCATAACCTAAAATACAAAGATGTAATTTTACCTTCAGATCTTTATGACTGTGGATATCATCGCAGTTGTTATCGGATTTTCACAGCTTTAAAGACGAAGTTTTATGAAAAGAaagatacaaaaataaaagatgTTGCGCCTTCAACATCTCAATCTAATACGTTATCAACGGAATCACTATCTGCTCAGCAGCCGTTAACGTCAACAGACAATTCTATGATTGCTGAAACTGTGACTCAAAATGTTGATTCATCTATAGATTCCTCTGTACTAGACGAAGTTGTAATAGAGGGTAATGATTCTCAACTGGATACATCGTTGGAAGCAGGCTTCGTTAAAGATTctgatttattaaattcaccAACGGATATTTTAACGGCAGAAAATGAAAGTCCAATCGTAAAAg GTATGACTTTGAAAAGTCTCACTAGCAGCCGTAAGGTAGTTGATATCATCAACCGCTACGGACATTGCATTAGCTACAATGCAATTGAAGAACTTGAGACTGAAGCAACATATACATCGACTTCTCGAGCTGGACTGTGTCCAGAAATCATCAATAGAACTGATAATTTGTCG ATTCCATCGCAGCTCGTCAACGTTGGGCTCGTAGTCATGATATTCGATCAACTATTATCACCCACGTTTTGGAAGAGATAG